One window of Botrimarina mediterranea genomic DNA carries:
- a CDS encoding Gfo/Idh/MocA family protein: MHTSRREFLKHATALAGVACTGSAWAGAANDRLNLAFVGCGGMGSGHLGWALQQPDLRVVALCDVDANHLKGAAAKAPDAFTSGDFREVVGRDDVDAVFIATPDHWHALVGIAAAKAGKHVYCEKPLTNSIGEGRALVNAVKDAGVVLQTGSHERSNPGAAVAKRLVAEGKLGEVKTVRIHLPNADPHLQEVENFTSPPPDRDPPAGLDYDFWLGHTPVMPYNEKRCHFFWRFHRAYGGGEITDRGAHVIDLAHMILGLDDTGPVRVNAVGTPPKGDFYDAFITFRFENEYANGLRMIGDNSGPRGLTLEGTEGKLFVAVHGCALSAEPASLLEGVSLPGIDPYATHRRSLLDAIRSGSGEVSAPVGAGHHTAVACHLNNLSMLTEKPFAWDPVAEQSDSDEVNEMLTPKMRAPWVL, translated from the coding sequence ATGCACACTTCACGTCGTGAATTCTTGAAGCACGCCACGGCGCTCGCCGGCGTCGCTTGCACCGGCAGCGCTTGGGCGGGCGCCGCGAATGATCGTCTCAACCTTGCCTTTGTCGGTTGCGGCGGCATGGGGAGCGGTCACCTCGGTTGGGCGCTGCAACAGCCCGACTTGCGTGTTGTTGCGTTGTGCGACGTAGACGCCAATCACTTGAAAGGCGCCGCCGCCAAAGCGCCGGACGCTTTCACGAGCGGCGACTTCCGTGAGGTTGTCGGCCGCGACGACGTGGACGCGGTCTTCATCGCCACACCCGATCACTGGCACGCGCTGGTGGGGATCGCCGCGGCGAAGGCCGGCAAACACGTCTATTGCGAGAAGCCGCTCACCAACTCGATCGGCGAAGGCCGGGCGTTGGTGAACGCGGTGAAAGACGCCGGCGTTGTCTTGCAGACGGGGTCGCACGAGCGATCCAACCCCGGCGCGGCTGTCGCCAAGCGGCTCGTCGCCGAGGGTAAGCTTGGCGAGGTGAAGACGGTGCGCATCCATCTGCCCAACGCCGACCCGCACCTGCAAGAGGTCGAGAACTTTACGTCGCCGCCGCCCGACCGCGATCCGCCGGCGGGGCTCGACTACGACTTTTGGCTCGGGCACACGCCGGTGATGCCTTACAACGAGAAGCGTTGCCATTTCTTCTGGCGGTTCCACCGCGCGTACGGCGGCGGCGAGATCACCGACCGCGGCGCCCATGTGATCGACCTCGCGCACATGATCCTCGGCCTCGACGATACCGGACCCGTGCGAGTCAATGCCGTCGGCACGCCGCCCAAGGGCGACTTCTACGACGCGTTCATCACGTTCCGGTTTGAAAACGAGTACGCCAATGGCCTACGGATGATCGGCGACAACAGCGGCCCCCGTGGGCTGACACTCGAAGGTACCGAGGGAAAGCTCTTTGTCGCGGTGCACGGCTGCGCGCTGTCGGCGGAGCCGGCGTCGCTGTTGGAGGGCGTCTCGCTGCCGGGAATCGACCCGTACGCGACGCATCGGCGGAGCCTGCTCGACGCGATCCGCAGCGGCAGCGGCGAGGTCTCGGCCCCGGTCGGCGCGGGACACCACACAGCGGTTGCCTGCCACCTCAACAATTTGTCGATGCTGACGGAGAAGCCGTTCGCTTGGGACCCGGTGGCGGAACAGTCGGATTCGGACGAAGTGAACGAAATGCTCACACCGAAGATGCGGGCGCCGTGGGTGCTGTGA
- a CDS encoding phytanoyl-CoA dioxygenase family protein produces MAAQHTATQHTATGTSADTTSPVRGDEYFLTPEQVRAFHEDGYVVLDGFLSEEELAPLEAIYDRFIRGEVLGMGRDFCDMSGPYTRAFEDFELVNAVLPRVYESALIDNLYERRAASVSRQLLGDDATLDYDQFLAKRPRKGGAQFAWHQDLGYWPATPDMNTLTATCSLALDDADDDNGCLQVVPGSHLEAELRPHRPVFKPSTNGERDGGHTLAAQLEADDKVVSLPVKRGSISVHNERILHGSPGNGSDRWRRTYIVAFRPKAIVDYERGVGFTHSHNDKVQWQTLLEALES; encoded by the coding sequence ATGGCGGCTCAGCACACGGCAACTCAGCACACGGCAACGGGGACCTCTGCCGACACGACCAGTCCCGTTCGCGGCGACGAGTACTTCCTCACGCCCGAACAGGTCCGCGCGTTCCATGAAGACGGCTACGTCGTGCTCGATGGCTTTCTCTCGGAGGAAGAGTTGGCGCCGCTCGAGGCGATCTACGACCGCTTCATCCGTGGCGAGGTGCTCGGCATGGGCCGCGACTTCTGCGACATGAGCGGGCCGTATACGCGGGCGTTCGAGGACTTCGAGTTGGTGAACGCGGTGCTGCCGCGGGTGTACGAGTCGGCGCTCATCGACAACCTCTACGAACGCCGCGCGGCGTCGGTATCGCGTCAGTTGCTAGGCGACGACGCGACGCTCGACTACGACCAGTTCCTCGCCAAGCGGCCTCGCAAAGGGGGCGCGCAGTTCGCTTGGCACCAGGACCTCGGTTACTGGCCGGCGACGCCCGACATGAACACGCTCACGGCGACTTGCTCGCTGGCGCTCGACGACGCCGACGACGACAATGGTTGCTTGCAGGTGGTTCCCGGATCGCACCTCGAGGCCGAGCTGCGTCCGCACCGCCCGGTCTTCAAGCCATCGACCAATGGCGAGCGGGACGGCGGGCACACGCTCGCGGCGCAGCTTGAGGCCGACGACAAGGTCGTCTCGCTGCCGGTGAAGCGGGGTTCGATCAGCGTGCACAACGAGCGGATCCTCCACGGGTCGCCCGGCAACGGCTCCGACCGCTGGCGGCGGACGTACATCGTCGCGTTCCGCCCGAAGGCGATCGTCGATTACGAGCGCGGCGTTGGCTTCACACACTCGCACAACGACAAGGTGCAGTGGCAGACTTTGCTCGAAGCGCTTGAGAGTTGA
- a CDS encoding DUF2461 domain-containing protein encodes MPTFTGFPLGLLHFLEELSRNNNKQWFDANKARYEAEVREPALAFIAAMEKPLRKVSPHLVAAPKKVGGSLIRIHRDVRFASDKTPYKTNVGVQFRHEAGKDVHAPGYYLHIALDECFLGAGVWHPDAPALAAIRERIVEEPARWKRVRDNKSFRTRWSLEGDSLKRPPRGYDADHPYIEDLKRKDHIAGMPLDHDELFSGGLVKHVADAFMKTKGYVGFLCDALGLPF; translated from the coding sequence ATGCCCACTTTCACCGGTTTCCCGCTCGGGCTGCTGCACTTCCTCGAAGAGCTGTCGCGGAACAACAACAAGCAGTGGTTCGACGCCAACAAGGCCAGGTACGAAGCGGAGGTGCGCGAGCCGGCTTTGGCGTTCATCGCGGCGATGGAGAAGCCGCTGCGGAAGGTGTCGCCGCACCTTGTCGCGGCGCCGAAGAAGGTGGGCGGGTCACTGATCCGTATCCACCGCGACGTGCGGTTCGCCAGCGACAAGACGCCGTACAAGACGAACGTCGGCGTCCAGTTCCGGCACGAGGCGGGAAAGGACGTTCACGCGCCGGGCTACTACCTGCACATCGCGCTGGACGAGTGCTTCCTCGGCGCGGGTGTGTGGCATCCCGACGCGCCGGCGCTCGCGGCGATCCGTGAGCGGATTGTCGAAGAGCCTGCGCGCTGGAAGCGGGTCCGAGACAACAAGTCGTTCCGCACGCGATGGTCGCTCGAAGGCGATTCGCTCAAACGCCCGCCGCGTGGTTACGACGCCGACCACCCGTATATCGAGGACCTCAAGCGCAAAGACCACATCGCCGGCATGCCGCTCGATCACGACGAGCTGTTTTCCGGGGGCCTCGTGAAGCATGTCGCCGACGCGTTTATGAAGACGAAGGGGTACGTCGGCTTCTTGTGCGACGCGCTCGGTTTGCCGTTTTGA